In the genome of Calothrix sp. PCC 6303, the window GTTAAAACACGGCGCAACTTGAAAGCTTTAGTAAACAAACGCTCCAAATCAAGTTTACAAGCACCTCCCCAAAAAACCAATAAGAACCTAAAAGTTTGCAATTTTGACTCAAATTCAACCTAACTTGATTGCCCCAAATCCTTGATATCACGGATTTTACAAATTTTGTAAGCATCTCCAATATCTAAAATTTTCTCCGGGTAAAGTGCAAGCAAATAAGGATTTGAGGTTTAAAAAACTTGCATTCAGATTTATTGGAGTACAAAAAAACAGAAAAAATAAAGGTAAAACTGTTCCCTGTTCGCTACCCCTACTAAAAGACTTTTTCAGCTAATCCTGCGCTACGCGTTTCTTGGATGCCCGAAAGGGCTATACAGCAGACCCTAAATATATAATGTCAAGCTCACAGTATATCTTCGTAAAGTAGAGGAACTTATTAACTTGCCAACCTAGTACTTTTACATACTTAAAATATTTCTCAAGAAAAAAACATAAATAATTACGAAAAAATCCGGAAGCTAAATAGTGAGAATACTGGTTATAGTAGCGAATAAAATCTTTTTTAAAGTTCGGCAAGTCAGTTGAACTTTTATAAACTTATTTTAAATTCAAAAACCAGGAATCTACTACTATCCGTGCTATGTATACGCAAAATATCCAGGAACTTCTCCAAATTTTTTTGGAGCATACACCTGTCGCTGTCGCCATGTTCGATCGGCAAATGGGTTACATTGCAGCTAGTCGCAAGTGGTTAAAAGAAAATGGTTATAGTCAACCAAATTCCCTTGATTCATATTATTCCCAAGTTTTCCCAAACTTTGCTTTAGATTGGAAAAACATTCATGAGCATTGTTTATTAACAGGTTTAACACAAAAATGCGATGCACAAAAGATAGTTAAAGCTGATGGTGCGGTTGATTGGTTGAAATGGGAATGTTCTCCTTGGTATGATGCAAATGGTGAAATTGGCGGTACTATTTTTTATATTGATATAGTTAATAACATTAAAGATACAGAAGAGGCATTACAACAAGCGGAAGCAGATATAAAGCTATATCAAGAACAACTAGAAGAGTACAAAAGAACTGAAGAGGAACGAAGAACTTTTGTCTCCTTAGTCGAAAATAGTTCAGATTTTATAGCGATCGCAACTCTTAATGGCGAAACTTTATATATAAACGAAGCTGGTCAAAAACTGGTGGGAATTGAAACAAAAGAGGAATATTTAAATACAAACATATCAGATTATCATGCACATGAGGATTTACCTTTTGTTGGGGAAAATATTTTTCCAGCAGTTACCCAAGAAGGTCGTTGGCAAGGTGAATTTCGCTTTAAACACTTTAAAACAGGTGTGCTAATACCTATTGAATACAACGTTTTCACCCTTAAAAATCAAAAAACAGGAGAACCTATCGCATTTGCTACTGTTACGCGAGATATATCAACACGCAAAAAAGCAGAAGAAGCTTTATATCAATCAGAAGCAAAATCTCGTGAACTTGCACGTCGAGAGCAACTAATAAACATTTTAGCTAGCCAAATCCGCGAATCACTTGACCTCGATCAAGTATTAGAAACTGCGGTAGTGGAAATTCGAGATTTACTACAAATAGATCGTTGTAGCTTCTCTTGGTTCAAAACCGATACCGAACCATATTCTTGGGAAACCCTTAAAGAATCAAAACATTCAGAACTTCCCACTTTATTAGGGTGTCATCCTGCCGAGAAAATCGGACCAGTCACCCAAATGTTTTTAAATCAAGAAATTCTCCAAATCGATGATGTAGAAGAATTTGACGAACCTATACACAGAAATTTCTTGGAACGTTTGGGTATTAAATCAGAAATAGTCTTACCAATCAAAACACGTTCTGGTCAAATTGGTGTCATAGTCTGCGGACATTGGAAAGAAACTCGTCCTTGGACTCAAGATGAAGTCGAATTATTACAAGCTGTTTTAGATCAAATTGCGATCGCTATTAATCAGGCAGAACTTTATACCCATAGTCAACAAGCTACACTAACTGCCACACAACAAACTCAACAAGTTGAACTAACATTAACAGAACTCAAACGTACTCAAAGCCAACTTGTACAAAGCGAAAAAATGTCCAGTTTAGGGCAACTTGTAGCTGGTGTGGCACACGAAATCAATAATCCCATCAATTTTATCTACGGTAATTTATCTCATGCAAGCCAATATACTGAAGATTTAATCAATCTAGTTAAGCTTTATCAACAAGAATATCCTCAACCAGAAAAAATAATTTTAAAAGAAATCGAAGCCATTGAGTTGGGTTTTTTAATCGAGGACTTACCGAGAATTATATCTTCAATGAAAGTAGGCTCAGAGAGAATTAGAGAAATAGTCAAGTCATTGCGAACCTTCTCCCGACTCGATGAAGCTGAGATGAAAACAGTTGATATTCATGAAGGGATAGAAAGCAGCTTGATGATTTTGCAACATCGTCTCAAAGCCAAACCAGATTACCCAGGGATTGAAATTATCCAGAACTATGCAAATTTGCCTCAAGTGGCTTGCTATTCTGGACAACTTAATCAAGTCTTTATGAATTTACTGATTAATGCTATTGATGCTTTAGAAGATGGAATTAGAAAGGGTAAAGTTTCAAATCCCGCTATTAACATCACCACTCAAATATTGGAGAATAATCGCATCGCTATAAGTATTAGAGATAATGCTATAGGAATCGAACCGGAAATTCAAAAGCGATTATTTGACCCATTTTTCACGACAAAACCTGTTGGAGTTGGTACAGGCTTGGGACTTTCCATTAGTTATCAAATTGTTGTTGATAGACATGGTGGGGAACTCCACTGTAATAGCGAATTAGGCAAAGGGACAGAGTTTTTAATCAATATTCCCATATTTCAAGTTGGCAATACTTAATAATATCTCTGAAGAAGAGACGTAAGCTCAAACGCACTTAGTTTGTAATCGCAAAAGCTTTATAGCAAGCCTTTTGGACTTCAAAAGATGTCATTTAGATGCTTCTAAGCTTAGTAATACTGGTGTACACACAAGTCATATTAGCCCTTTATAAGGGTAGGGCTATAAGAACAAAGCCTGCCGCCCAGGCTCGTTTCCTGTAGCGTAGCGTGCACTTGGCGCATGGGCTTTTAAAATCAATGTGAATAAATAAGGATTTTTAGAGTTGTGTGTACACCGTAGATAGATATTGCATGAAAATTTAAATCCTAAAAAAGCACAGAGTAAACAGCCTAGGTTTCACCTGCTCAAAATCTTTGGGAAAAACTACAGTTTTCTATATGAGGTTTAATCTAAATTCAAAAATCAGAAGAAGATCACTATTATATTTTTATGATTCATATATCTTGCGTTATGATTTCTTCACATTTTTAAGCAAGCAATAATCCTAGTTATAATCCTCACCATTTTTTAATACATTTTTATATAATCTATGAATTAATTCTCTTTATATTTGCTGTTTTATAAGTATTATTGCGTAAAACCCAAAATTAAATATTACTTGCGAAGATAATTTCTCGTTCCTGAGTATTTACTGCGGTCAAAGTTAATTGAATACTCTAAATTAGATTTATTGTCACGCTACCTTCTAATACAAAATACTAACTAAATTCAAATGTTTTGCAAGCATCAAGTTAGGGTTTAGTAGTGTTTAGAATGAATTAATGCAAAAGGTATTTGAGATTGATATGCTCTTAACCTTGATGCTGCTGAATTATCAGGTTGCACTATCAAATTGATTCCAGAAAAGTTAAGCATAGCCCAAATTACTATTTAAGCTTGAGCTACTGTAATTTTACTTGATAATTTTAGCAACAAAAGTGAGTTTTCAATGAAAGAGATCCTAGAGATAATTCAAGTTAAAAAGCAAGAATTTGCCAACCTACCTTTGTTTCAATTTATGCAAGATAAAGGTATAAATCCAAGACAAAGATTAAGTTTTGCTCCATGTATGGCTCACTTCATTATGAGTTTTAGTGATTTAAATAAATATGTTTTCAGGGACTATGCTCATTACTCACATGATCAAATTCAACACATGGTTAATGAACATACTCAAGAAGATGAATCTCACTCATCTTGGTTTTCAATCGATCTAGAAAAATTAGAATTGAATCATCAATGGAATTTTGCCAAAACAATTAACTTTATTTGGAGTGACGAAACTAAAATTACACGTCAAATATCATATCAAATTGCTGGATTAACTTTACAAGCTGAACCAGTTATAAAACTTGTGGCAATTGAAGCCCTTGAGGCAATGGGAAATACCTTTTTCTCTGTATCTTCAAAAATTACCAGAGAATTAAAGACAATCACAGGTAAAGAATACATGTACTTTGGAGAATCACATTTGGAGGTAGAGACAGGACATACGATGAATGAATCGGATATTGAAAAATATTTTACAGATATTCAATTAACTCAGTTGCAATATGAACAAGCAATTGATACAGTTGAAAAGATATTTGATATTTTTTCCGAATGGACTTACGAATTATTAGATTATGCACATAATCACCCTGTAGAGCTTATTCAGTATGAATTGGAAAGTTCTACATCCAAACTGGCAATTTACAGGTAAATAATATTCATAAATATCAGTCCTGTATTGTCAGGGCTAACAGTGGTTAGCCCTTGATAGCCACATTTTAATATGCTTTGATTATTATGTCACAGCAAGGAGCAAGAAAATATTGCTACGAAGCTTAAAAATCTCGCATTCTTAATTCATTGTGGGATAAAAATCACAAAAAAAAAGATATAAAACTGTTGCCCGTTCCCTGTTCCTTATCCCCACTAGAAGACTTTTACAGCTAACGCTGTGCGGAGAGCAGAACCTAGCTTTGATTGCCATAAGGTATTGAGCACAGAAAGCGATCGCACTTCATCCTAAATGCCATAATTTGAACTATCTTGTTTCCCATGTTCTATTTATGGTGTTACCTGAAAATTGGCTCATTTTGGTGATTGGTGGTTTGATTTCGGGAATTATGGCGGGTTTTTTGGGGATTGGTGGTGGTACTGTTTTGGTGCCGATGCAGGTGGCTTTGGGTTATTCTCCTTTACAAGCGGTTGCTACCAGTAGTTTGGCGATTGTGATTACATCGATTTCTGGAACTGTGCAAAATTGGCGGATGGGTTATTTTCGGTTTAAACCGATAATTATGTTGGGAATTCCGGCGATTCTGACTTCTAAGGTTGGTGTGGAGTTGGCAGAGTTGACGAAGCAGTATAAGCAGGGTTCGGGATTTTTGTTAATTGGCTTTGGTGTACTGCTGCTATTAAATATCTATTTGGTGGATTTGCGACAAAAATTAGTAAAGCAGGAAGTCACAACAACTTCTCGAAGTAACCCTGTTGTTTCGCGGGTAATAACTGGTGGTGCTGCGGGGATTTTATCTAGTTTGTTTGGGGTTGGTGGTGGTGTAATTATGGTACCACTCCAGATGTTGCTACTGGCTGAACCAATTAAGGTGGCAATCCAAACGAGTTTGGGGGTGATTGTGATGACAGCGATCGCATCTACAATCCAACACGCAGCAAATGGTAATATAGCTTGGATGGAAGGCGCTATTTTGGGTTTAGGTGGTTTAGTTGGTGCTCAAATTAGTACACGCTTTTTACCTAAGTTACCTGATGCTGTTGTTAGTATTGCTTTTCGTTCGCTGTTGGCGATTTTATCAATTTACATCTTTTGGCAAGGATGGCAAAGGCTGTAGGTGTATAAATACGCAGTTTTGCGAGATTATCCGACTCCGCAAAGGTGCCACCGTCCTTAGGCAGAGGAATTGAACCCTGAATATTTGTTAGGAACATCATATCAGTCAAGTTAGCGAAGCTGCTGCAATGTGAGCAGTTCGCACCAATTAGGTTATTCTGGTTGAGACTGGCTTCTGTTGATTTATCCCAAGTTAGCGATCGCACCAATTAAGTTATGCTGATTCAAGATAGCGATCGCTTCTGCCAATTCACTCCTAGTTACCTGTCCCATTCGTTCCACCATAATAATACCTTTTGATAAGGTTGCCAAAATTCTCGCATCAATGGTTTTTAATATTTGCGGAGTGTCAATTAAAACTACATCATAAATCTGTTCAAAATATTCTAGTAATTCTTTCATCCTATTTGAACTTAATAGTTTTAAACTATCTTCAGGCATAACTCCTGCTGTTAAAACATCAATTGACGGATGAATTGGTTGGATATAATCTTGAAATGAGGGATTTTCCTCATCTACTAACAATAATGATAAACCCCATTCATTGGATAAATCTAAAGTTTTATGTAAAGTTGGATTATGCCAATTTGCATCAATAATTAACACTCTTTGATGCATCCTCGCTGCACTTACTGCAAAACCCACCAGCAAATCTGATTTTCCCTCACCTGTACCCGCACAAGTCACCATCAATGACTTACAGGGAAACGGTGAATTGAGAACTTGAATATTTTGATAAGCAATATCAATCGCTTCATGGGAAGATGAATTAGATAAATGTTGAGGTGAATCAACAAATAATGTGGCAATTTCAGGAAAGGAAATTATTGGATGTTTTTGCTTTTTATTCCCAGATAATTTGGGAATTTTACCTA includes:
- a CDS encoding PAS domain S-box protein; the protein is MYTQNIQELLQIFLEHTPVAVAMFDRQMGYIAASRKWLKENGYSQPNSLDSYYSQVFPNFALDWKNIHEHCLLTGLTQKCDAQKIVKADGAVDWLKWECSPWYDANGEIGGTIFYIDIVNNIKDTEEALQQAEADIKLYQEQLEEYKRTEEERRTFVSLVENSSDFIAIATLNGETLYINEAGQKLVGIETKEEYLNTNISDYHAHEDLPFVGENIFPAVTQEGRWQGEFRFKHFKTGVLIPIEYNVFTLKNQKTGEPIAFATVTRDISTRKKAEEALYQSEAKSRELARREQLINILASQIRESLDLDQVLETAVVEIRDLLQIDRCSFSWFKTDTEPYSWETLKESKHSELPTLLGCHPAEKIGPVTQMFLNQEILQIDDVEEFDEPIHRNFLERLGIKSEIVLPIKTRSGQIGVIVCGHWKETRPWTQDEVELLQAVLDQIAIAINQAELYTHSQQATLTATQQTQQVELTLTELKRTQSQLVQSEKMSSLGQLVAGVAHEINNPINFIYGNLSHASQYTEDLINLVKLYQQEYPQPEKIILKEIEAIELGFLIEDLPRIISSMKVGSERIREIVKSLRTFSRLDEAEMKTVDIHEGIESSLMILQHRLKAKPDYPGIEIIQNYANLPQVACYSGQLNQVFMNLLINAIDALEDGIRKGKVSNPAINITTQILENNRIAISIRDNAIGIEPEIQKRLFDPFFTTKPVGVGTGLGLSISYQIVVDRHGGELHCNSELGKGTEFLINIPIFQVGNT
- a CDS encoding sulfite exporter TauE/SafE family protein, whose translation is MVLPENWLILVIGGLISGIMAGFLGIGGGTVLVPMQVALGYSPLQAVATSSLAIVITSISGTVQNWRMGYFRFKPIIMLGIPAILTSKVGVELAELTKQYKQGSGFLLIGFGVLLLLNIYLVDLRQKLVKQEVTTTSRSNPVVSRVITGGAAGILSSLFGVGGGVIMVPLQMLLLAEPIKVAIQTSLGVIVMTAIASTIQHAANGNIAWMEGAILGLGGLVGAQISTRFLPKLPDAVVSIAFRSLLAILSIYIFWQGWQRL